A stretch of Corallococcus macrosporus DNA encodes these proteins:
- a CDS encoding monovalent cation:proton antiporter-2 (CPA2) family protein, with amino-acid sequence MSFLHQALVFLAATVVAVPLFKKLGLGSVLGYLAAGAAIGPYGAGLISDVENILHIAELGVVLLLFVIGLELQPSRLWNLRRSVFGMGGAQVVLTGLLLAVVGKGLGLSWGAAIIAGFGLSLSSTAFALQLLGEKNQLTAEHGQLAFGILLFQDLAVIPLLAALPLLGTSDTPSTEAGWLTAVKAVGAVLVVVVAGRYLLRPVFRAVAGVHSQELFTATALLVVVGTASLVSAVGLSMALGAFLAGVLLSESEYRHELEADIEPFKGLLLGLFFIAVGMSLNLALLMREPLRVLALVLGLTFLKALVLYGLGRVGLKKPGSAVSLAVVISQGGEFAFVLFSLAVSFHVMERPQADLLVLVVGLSMVVTPFLSAIHERWVAPRFQQKGPQREYNVAPEEDHPVIIAGMGRVGQVVARLLRARRIGFTAIDASAEHIDFIQRFGNQVFYGDASRLDLLRAARAEKAKVFVLAIDDMAASLRTAQMVKEHFPHLTIYARARNREHAYRLLDLGITHLVRETFDASLVMAGDVLQEMGLTFAEARRSVERFREHDETLMLESAKVFKDEKKMMEVIVRARRELEQLFEKDEADQKSA; translated from the coding sequence ATGTCCTTTCTGCATCAGGCGCTGGTGTTCCTGGCCGCCACGGTTGTCGCCGTGCCCCTCTTCAAGAAGCTGGGGCTGGGCTCCGTGCTGGGCTACCTGGCGGCGGGAGCGGCCATCGGGCCGTATGGCGCGGGCCTCATCTCCGACGTGGAGAACATCCTCCACATCGCGGAGCTGGGCGTGGTGTTGCTGCTGTTCGTGATTGGCCTGGAGCTCCAGCCGTCGCGCCTGTGGAACCTGCGCCGCTCCGTGTTCGGCATGGGCGGCGCGCAGGTGGTGCTGACGGGCCTGCTGCTCGCGGTCGTGGGCAAGGGGCTGGGCCTGTCCTGGGGCGCGGCCATCATCGCGGGCTTCGGCCTGTCGCTGTCCTCCACCGCGTTCGCGCTCCAATTGCTGGGGGAGAAGAACCAGCTCACCGCCGAGCACGGGCAGCTCGCCTTCGGCATCCTCCTGTTCCAGGACCTGGCCGTCATCCCGCTGCTGGCCGCGCTGCCGCTGCTGGGCACGTCCGACACGCCGTCCACGGAGGCCGGGTGGCTGACGGCGGTGAAGGCCGTGGGCGCGGTGCTGGTGGTGGTGGTCGCGGGGCGCTACCTGCTGCGGCCGGTGTTCCGCGCGGTGGCGGGCGTGCACAGCCAGGAGCTGTTCACCGCGACGGCGCTGCTCGTCGTCGTGGGCACCGCGTCGCTGGTCAGCGCGGTGGGCCTGTCCATGGCGCTGGGTGCGTTCCTCGCGGGCGTGCTCCTGTCGGAGTCCGAGTACCGCCACGAACTGGAAGCGGACATCGAGCCCTTCAAGGGCCTGTTGCTGGGCCTGTTCTTCATCGCCGTGGGCATGTCCCTGAACCTGGCGCTGCTCATGCGCGAGCCCCTGCGCGTGCTGGCGCTGGTGCTGGGCCTGACGTTCCTCAAGGCGCTGGTGCTGTACGGGCTGGGGCGCGTGGGGCTGAAGAAGCCGGGCTCCGCGGTGAGCCTGGCGGTGGTGATTTCGCAGGGCGGTGAGTTCGCCTTCGTCCTCTTCTCCCTGGCGGTGTCCTTCCACGTGATGGAGCGCCCGCAGGCGGACCTGCTGGTGCTGGTGGTGGGCCTGTCCATGGTGGTGACGCCGTTCCTGTCCGCCATCCACGAGCGCTGGGTGGCGCCGCGCTTCCAGCAGAAGGGCCCGCAGCGCGAGTACAACGTGGCCCCGGAAGAGGACCACCCGGTCATCATCGCGGGCATGGGGCGCGTGGGGCAGGTGGTGGCCCGCCTGCTGCGCGCGCGCCGCATCGGGTTCACCGCCATCGACGCGAGCGCGGAGCACATCGACTTCATCCAGCGCTTCGGCAACCAGGTGTTCTACGGCGACGCGTCCCGGCTGGACCTCCTGCGCGCCGCCCGCGCGGAGAAGGCGAAGGTGTTCGTGCTGGCCATCGACGACATGGCCGCGTCCCTGCGCACCGCGCAGATGGTGAAGGAGCACTTCCCGCACCTGACCATCTACGCGCGGGCCCGCAACCGCGAGCACGCGTACCGGCTGTTGGACCTGGGCATCACCCACCTGGTACGTGAGACGTTCGACGCGAGCCTCGTCATGGCCGGCGACGTGCTCCAGGAGATGGGCCTCACCTTCGCGGAGGCCCGCCGCTCCGTGGAGCGCTTCCGCGAGCACGACGAGACCCTGATGCTGGAGAGCGCCAAGGTCTTCAAGGACGAGAAGAAGATGATGGAGGTCATCGTCCGCGCGCGCCGCGAGCTGGAGCAGTTGTTCGAGAAGGACGAGGCCGATCAGAAGTCGGCCTAG
- a CDS encoding SDR family oxidoreductase — MASPTLLPLSGRVAVITGASSGIGAATALRLARDGASVALLARSKERLDALASTITQGGGRALALGTDVMDARSVKEAAKVIAGELGVVDLVLNNAGSMRPTPLEAHPTEEWERMIDLNLKASVRVVETFVEPLLAAAKAGGPADLINVSSVAAQAVYPNFNVYGATKAAVTHLSRHLRAELGPRFVRVMALEPGLVDTALHDGNTDPGARAWLEGARKSLTWMSPEEVAGIIAFATALPRHINFQQLTLMPTQQA, encoded by the coding sequence ATGGCATCCCCTACTCTTCTTCCCCTGTCCGGCCGCGTCGCCGTCATCACCGGCGCGTCCAGCGGCATTGGCGCCGCCACCGCGCTGCGGCTCGCGCGGGACGGCGCGAGCGTCGCCCTGCTCGCACGCAGCAAGGAGCGGCTGGACGCGCTCGCCTCCACCATCACGCAAGGGGGTGGCCGGGCGCTCGCCCTGGGCACCGACGTGATGGACGCCCGGTCCGTGAAGGAGGCAGCGAAGGTCATTGCCGGCGAGCTGGGTGTCGTGGACCTGGTCCTCAACAACGCCGGCTCCATGCGGCCCACGCCCCTGGAGGCGCACCCCACGGAGGAGTGGGAGCGGATGATCGACCTGAACCTGAAGGCCAGCGTGCGCGTCGTGGAGACCTTCGTGGAGCCGCTGCTGGCGGCGGCGAAGGCGGGCGGGCCCGCGGACCTCATCAACGTGTCGTCCGTGGCCGCGCAGGCGGTGTACCCGAACTTCAACGTCTACGGCGCCACCAAGGCCGCCGTGACCCACCTGTCCCGCCACCTGCGCGCGGAGCTGGGCCCTCGCTTCGTCCGCGTCATGGCCCTGGAGCCGGGGCTGGTGGATACGGCGCTGCACGACGGCAACACCGACCCGGGCGCGCGGGCCTGGCTGGAGGGCGCCCGGAAGTCCCTGACGTGGATGTCTCCGGAGGAGGTCGCGGGCATCATCGCCTTCGCCACCGCCCTGCCCCGGCACATCAACTTCCAGCAACTCACCCTCATGCCCACCCAGCAGGCCTGA
- a CDS encoding LysR family transcriptional regulator, translating to MALTPLNALHQFLAVARHRSFAAAAAELGVSASALSHTVRQLEERLGVPLLSRTTRSVAVTAAGRRLVDQAGPGVAQALGALKDASSRPGTLTGALRLTLPATALPFVLTPLLASFRERHPQVELDLVVESRKADIVAEGFDAGIRLEEYLERDMVAVRIAPAFRFIVVGAPEYLERHGTPVKPKDLLQHDCFTYRSSNTGALLPWDLEKGSRTWRLPVRGTVTTNDERVWLGLAEAGLGLAYVLESQVEAQLKAGTLRRVLEEYAASVPGLFLYFPSRAQVSPALRAFLEHARQVRTPPSRRKGR from the coding sequence ATGGCTCTCACCCCGCTCAATGCGTTGCACCAGTTCCTCGCCGTCGCCCGGCACCGCAGCTTCGCGGCGGCCGCGGCGGAGCTGGGCGTGTCCGCCTCCGCGCTGAGCCACACGGTGCGCCAGTTGGAGGAGCGGCTGGGGGTGCCGCTGTTGTCGCGCACGACGCGCAGCGTGGCGGTGACGGCGGCGGGACGTCGTCTGGTGGATCAGGCCGGGCCGGGTGTGGCGCAGGCATTGGGGGCGCTCAAGGACGCGTCTTCACGACCCGGGACGCTGACGGGCGCGCTGCGGCTGACGCTGCCGGCCACCGCGCTGCCCTTCGTGCTCACGCCTCTGCTGGCCTCGTTCCGGGAGCGACATCCCCAGGTGGAGCTGGACCTGGTGGTGGAGAGCCGCAAGGCGGACATCGTCGCGGAGGGCTTCGACGCGGGCATCCGGCTGGAGGAGTACCTGGAGCGGGACATGGTGGCGGTGCGCATCGCGCCCGCGTTCCGCTTCATCGTGGTGGGCGCGCCGGAGTACCTGGAGCGCCACGGCACGCCGGTGAAGCCGAAGGACCTGCTCCAGCACGACTGCTTCACCTACCGCTCGTCCAACACCGGCGCGCTGCTGCCGTGGGATCTGGAGAAGGGCTCGCGCACGTGGCGGCTGCCGGTGCGCGGCACGGTCACCACCAACGACGAGCGCGTCTGGCTGGGGCTGGCGGAGGCCGGGCTGGGCCTGGCGTACGTGCTGGAGTCGCAGGTGGAGGCGCAGCTCAAGGCGGGCACGCTGCGCCGCGTGCTGGAGGAGTACGCCGCGTCCGTGCCGGGCCTCTTCCTCTACTTCCCCAGCCGCGCGCAGGTGTCCCCCGCGCTGCGCGCCTTCCTGGAGCACGCGCGCCAGGTGCGCACCCCTCCCTCCAGGAGGAAGGGGCGCTGA
- a CDS encoding ATP-binding protein, with translation MSAPTTGPAYEAVFAAIPDPAYLLDGTGRLVSCSAAGARALGRAAGELAGRHWSELGLPQEALTALESARVRVVTLRESTTVEAPWPGAQGIRRHALVLTPLGTEADVSPAVLVTAWALTEAEAIYSRALELEQAARAEVETAERRRSFLYQAMTTLFTHPPDPQGMYTLLAHLAVPDLADWCLVDALEQGPWVGRAAVACLDPTQQERARGLPMRTELREDAPVGLLRVLRTGEPELVPAVTESLLRAAAAEPAHPAMLQALQARSYMIIPLRARGHTLGAVTFVSSGSGRRYGPDDLALAEDLCLRASLAIDNARLVGESRRAARAREDLLAVVSHDLKNPLGVVQLGAALLLRGTAGKPGGEAVAKQATRINDAAERMSRLISDLLDWGRLEAGHLPLELGEHTAVALATEALEAIRPLAEAKGLHLEADLPTEGLRVKCDRSRVLQVMGNLLGNAVKFTPPGGTLSVKAVMRGGEVSFDVRDTGNGITPDALPHIFDRYWQARDAAARGTGLGLAIAKGLVEAHGGSIRAESILGTGSVFTFTLPVAHIGMPVAVPQAASGMSRPRDTYEH, from the coding sequence ATGAGCGCTCCCACGACTGGCCCGGCATACGAAGCGGTCTTCGCCGCCATCCCCGACCCTGCCTACCTCCTGGATGGCACGGGCCGGCTGGTCTCGTGCAGCGCCGCGGGCGCCCGGGCGCTCGGCCGCGCGGCGGGAGAGCTGGCGGGACGGCACTGGAGCGAGCTGGGGCTTCCGCAGGAAGCGCTGACGGCGCTGGAGTCCGCGCGCGTCCGAGTGGTGACGCTGCGGGAGTCCACCACCGTGGAGGCACCCTGGCCGGGCGCGCAGGGCATCCGCCGGCACGCGCTGGTGCTCACGCCGCTGGGCACGGAGGCGGACGTGTCCCCGGCCGTGCTGGTGACGGCGTGGGCGCTGACGGAAGCGGAGGCCATCTACTCGCGCGCCCTGGAGCTGGAGCAGGCCGCGCGCGCGGAGGTGGAGACCGCCGAGCGCCGCCGGTCCTTCCTTTACCAGGCGATGACGACGCTGTTCACGCATCCGCCGGATCCGCAGGGCATGTACACGCTGCTCGCGCACCTGGCGGTGCCGGACCTGGCGGACTGGTGCCTGGTGGACGCGCTGGAGCAGGGCCCGTGGGTGGGCCGCGCGGCGGTGGCGTGCCTGGACCCGACGCAGCAGGAGCGCGCCCGGGGCCTGCCCATGCGCACGGAGCTCCGCGAGGACGCGCCCGTGGGCCTGTTGCGCGTGCTGCGCACGGGCGAGCCGGAGCTGGTGCCGGCGGTGACGGAGTCGCTGCTTCGCGCGGCGGCGGCGGAGCCCGCGCACCCGGCGATGCTGCAGGCGCTGCAGGCGCGCTCGTACATGATCATCCCGCTGCGCGCGCGCGGCCACACGCTGGGCGCGGTGACGTTCGTGAGCTCCGGCTCCGGGCGCCGCTACGGCCCGGACGACCTGGCGCTGGCGGAGGACCTGTGCCTGCGCGCCAGCCTGGCCATCGACAACGCGCGGCTGGTGGGTGAGTCCCGCCGGGCCGCTCGCGCGCGCGAGGACCTGCTCGCGGTGGTGTCGCACGACCTGAAGAACCCGCTGGGCGTGGTGCAACTGGGCGCGGCGCTGCTGTTGCGCGGCACCGCGGGCAAGCCGGGCGGCGAGGCGGTGGCGAAGCAGGCCACGCGCATCAACGACGCGGCGGAGCGCATGTCGCGGCTCATCTCCGACCTCTTGGACTGGGGCCGCCTGGAGGCGGGCCACCTGCCGCTGGAATTGGGCGAGCACACCGCCGTGGCGCTGGCCACCGAGGCGCTGGAGGCCATCCGGCCGCTGGCGGAGGCCAAGGGGCTGCACCTGGAGGCGGACCTGCCCACGGAGGGCCTGCGCGTGAAGTGCGACCGCAGCCGCGTGCTCCAGGTGATGGGCAACCTCTTGGGCAACGCGGTGAAGTTCACCCCGCCGGGCGGCACGCTGTCGGTCAAGGCGGTGATGCGCGGCGGCGAGGTGTCCTTCGACGTGCGCGACACGGGCAACGGCATCACGCCGGACGCGTTGCCGCACATCTTCGACCGGTACTGGCAGGCGCGCGACGCGGCCGCCCGCGGCACCGGCCTGGGGCTGGCCATCGCCAAGGGCCTGGTGGAGGCGCACGGCGGCTCCATCCGCGCGGAGAGCATCCTGGGCACCGGCAGCGTCTTCACCTTCACGCTGCCCGTGGCGCACATCGGCATGCCCGTCGCGGTCCCGCAGGCCGCCAGCGGCATGTCCCGCCCGCGCGACACCTACGAGCACTGA
- the cheB gene encoding chemotaxis-specific protein-glutamate methyltransferase CheB, with product MKTEPLRILVAEDSPTARRLLVEILRTDPALTVVGEARDGLEAVELCQRLRPALVTMDIQMPRMDGLDATRRIMTETPTPVVVVSTLVERDIQTSMAALRAGALAVLQKPVGPESPDFEADSRRLRDTLKAMAQVKVVRRWPDRSTTPVPPLEATPVPSPRAPAVLAMAASTGGPAALYRILSELGGQPTPPPPILLVQHIALGFGNGLATWLGTATKLQVKVAEDGEPLAPGTVYLAPDDKHLGVTMDHRAQVSGAAPIQGFRPSANWLFRAVARAYGQTALAVVLTGMGQDGLDGIRDLHQAGGRVIAQDEATSVVYGMPAVVVGANLAHEVLPLGQIARRLLALLQPGVRLP from the coding sequence ATGAAGACCGAACCGTTGCGCATCCTGGTGGCCGAGGACTCGCCCACCGCCCGGCGGCTGCTGGTGGAAATCCTGCGCACCGACCCGGCGCTCACCGTGGTGGGCGAGGCCCGGGACGGCCTGGAGGCGGTGGAGCTGTGCCAGCGGCTGCGGCCCGCGCTGGTGACCATGGACATCCAGATGCCGCGCATGGACGGCCTGGACGCCACCCGCCGCATCATGACGGAGACGCCCACGCCCGTGGTGGTGGTGTCCACGCTGGTGGAGCGCGACATCCAGACGTCCATGGCCGCGCTGAGGGCCGGGGCGCTCGCGGTGCTCCAGAAGCCGGTGGGCCCGGAGTCGCCGGACTTCGAGGCGGACAGCCGCCGCCTGCGCGACACGCTCAAGGCCATGGCCCAGGTGAAGGTGGTGCGCCGCTGGCCGGACCGCTCCACCACGCCCGTGCCCCCGCTGGAGGCGACGCCCGTCCCCAGCCCCCGTGCGCCGGCCGTGCTGGCCATGGCCGCGTCCACCGGCGGCCCCGCCGCGCTCTACCGCATCCTGTCCGAGCTGGGCGGGCAGCCCACGCCGCCGCCCCCCATCCTGCTGGTGCAGCACATCGCGCTGGGCTTCGGCAACGGCCTGGCCACGTGGCTGGGCACCGCCACGAAACTCCAGGTGAAGGTGGCCGAGGACGGCGAGCCGCTCGCCCCCGGCACCGTGTACCTGGCCCCGGACGACAAGCACCTGGGCGTCACCATGGACCACCGCGCGCAGGTGTCCGGCGCCGCGCCCATCCAGGGCTTCCGCCCGTCCGCCAACTGGCTGTTCCGCGCCGTGGCCCGGGCCTACGGGCAGACGGCCCTGGCCGTGGTGCTCACCGGCATGGGCCAGGACGGCCTGGACGGCATCCGGGACCTGCACCAGGCAGGCGGGCGGGTGATCGCCCAGGACGAGGCGACGTCCGTCGTCTACGGCATGCCGGCCGTGGTGGTGGGCGCCAACCTGGCGCACGAGGTCCTCCCCCTGGGTCAGATCGCCCGCAGACTGCTGGCGCTCCTGCAACCCGGGGTACGCCTTCCCTGA
- a CDS encoding hybrid sensor histidine kinase/response regulator, giving the protein MDRDRLAQALLDSFLEELEGHVVSLNRDLLALEQAPARAKELIPGLLRTLHSVKGASRAASAAMVENACHRMEEVLEPLIHGRTPTPDLFELCFATVDALDDAGRRLASRQELAGSPLEALLPQLEQAAHGAPPQAPQTPAPAAPPKPPPSPAVEAEPELPASPQVSGEALPVRVSGQKLDALLGRSGELRVAMLRLEGHAESLEALRDDVAGLREQVRGSTSETTLRRVELELARVARVLAQDRRALFQSSTGLDDEVRRSRMLPFEEGCTGLERAARDVAHGLGRRVRMEVHGGGLDLDRSLLQSLREPLLHLVRNAVAHGLEAPEERVRHGKPEEGRVVLSARLRGSRVEVAVEDDGRGLDLEALRERARARGMEAPEDDADAARLVFLPGLSTAAKVTAVSGRGVGLDVVRAQVEALRGSVEVAFKAGQGTRFTLDVPLTLSTLRVLLVSVGGQVLALASEGVDRLLRLSPDAVREVEGRMSWVTPDALVPLASLADVLGLPAGPPKPRPSAVVLSAGTAQAALVVDEVIAEQEVLVRSLGSRVKRARHVAAAAVLPDGRMALLLNPASLVRAAGGRPSAHFFPTPKEQVARRRVVLADDSPTTRMLEQSILEGAGYDVTACADGAEAWERLQAGGADAMVLDVEMPRMDGFQVTEAVRASPRFGRVPVVLVTSREKPEDKARGLQAGASAYIVKSAFDPTSLLETLRRLL; this is encoded by the coding sequence ATGGATCGCGACAGGCTGGCGCAGGCACTGCTGGACTCGTTCCTGGAGGAGCTGGAGGGGCACGTCGTGTCCCTCAACCGGGACCTGCTCGCGCTGGAGCAGGCCCCGGCGCGCGCGAAGGAGCTCATCCCCGGCCTGCTGCGCACGCTGCACAGCGTGAAGGGCGCGTCGCGCGCGGCCAGCGCCGCCATGGTGGAGAACGCCTGCCACCGCATGGAGGAGGTGCTGGAGCCGCTCATCCACGGACGGACGCCGACGCCGGACCTCTTCGAGCTGTGCTTCGCCACGGTGGACGCGCTGGACGACGCGGGTCGCAGGCTGGCGTCGCGCCAGGAGCTGGCCGGCTCGCCGCTGGAGGCGCTGCTGCCCCAGCTGGAGCAGGCCGCGCACGGTGCTCCACCCCAGGCTCCCCAGACGCCAGCGCCGGCCGCCCCCCCGAAGCCCCCGCCGTCCCCCGCCGTGGAGGCCGAGCCGGAGCTGCCCGCCTCCCCGCAGGTCAGCGGCGAAGCGCTGCCGGTGCGCGTGTCCGGGCAGAAGCTGGACGCGCTGCTGGGCCGCAGCGGCGAGCTGCGCGTGGCGATGCTTCGACTGGAAGGCCACGCCGAGTCGCTGGAGGCGCTGCGCGACGACGTGGCCGGGCTGCGCGAGCAGGTGCGCGGCTCCACGTCCGAGACGACGCTGCGCCGCGTGGAGCTGGAGCTGGCGCGGGTGGCGCGCGTGCTGGCGCAGGACCGCCGCGCGCTGTTCCAGTCCTCCACCGGCCTGGATGACGAGGTGCGCCGCTCGCGCATGCTGCCCTTCGAGGAGGGCTGCACCGGCCTGGAGCGCGCCGCGCGCGACGTGGCGCACGGCCTGGGGCGGCGCGTGCGCATGGAGGTGCACGGCGGCGGGCTGGACCTGGACCGCTCCCTGCTCCAATCCCTGCGCGAGCCGCTGCTGCACCTGGTGCGCAACGCGGTGGCGCACGGCCTGGAGGCGCCGGAGGAGCGCGTGCGCCACGGCAAGCCGGAGGAGGGCCGCGTGGTGCTGTCCGCGCGGCTTCGCGGCAGCCGGGTGGAGGTCGCGGTGGAGGACGACGGGCGCGGCCTGGACCTGGAGGCCCTGCGCGAGCGCGCCCGGGCCCGGGGCATGGAAGCGCCCGAGGACGACGCGGACGCGGCGCGGCTCGTCTTCCTGCCGGGCCTGTCCACCGCGGCGAAGGTGACGGCGGTGTCCGGCCGGGGCGTGGGGCTGGACGTGGTGCGCGCCCAGGTGGAGGCGCTGCGCGGCAGCGTGGAGGTGGCCTTCAAGGCGGGCCAGGGCACGCGCTTCACGCTGGACGTGCCCCTCACGCTGAGCACCCTGCGCGTGCTGCTGGTGAGCGTGGGCGGGCAGGTGCTGGCGCTCGCCAGCGAGGGCGTGGACCGGCTGTTGCGCCTGTCGCCCGACGCCGTGCGCGAGGTGGAGGGGCGCATGTCCTGGGTGACGCCGGACGCGCTGGTGCCGCTGGCGTCGCTCGCGGACGTGCTGGGCCTGCCCGCGGGGCCTCCCAAGCCACGGCCTTCCGCGGTGGTGCTGTCGGCGGGCACCGCGCAGGCGGCGCTGGTGGTGGACGAGGTCATCGCGGAGCAGGAGGTGCTGGTGCGCTCGCTGGGCAGCCGCGTGAAGCGGGCGCGGCACGTGGCCGCCGCGGCGGTGCTGCCGGATGGGCGCATGGCGCTCCTGCTCAACCCCGCGTCGCTGGTGCGGGCCGCGGGCGGACGCCCCTCCGCGCACTTCTTCCCCACGCCCAAGGAACAGGTGGCGCGCCGTCGCGTGGTGCTGGCGGACGACTCGCCCACGACGCGCATGCTGGAGCAGAGCATCCTGGAGGGCGCCGGCTACGACGTCACCGCGTGCGCGGACGGCGCGGAGGCGTGGGAGCGGCTGCAGGCGGGCGGCGCGGACGCCATGGTGCTGGACGTGGAGATGCCGCGCATGGACGGCTTCCAGGTGACGGAGGCCGTGCGCGCGTCGCCGCGCTTCGGACGGGTGCCGGTGGTGCTCGTCACGTCGCGCGAGAAGCCCGAGGACAAGGCGCGCGGCCTGCAAGCCGGCGCGAGCGCCTACATCGTGAAGAGCGCGTTTGACCCGACGAGCCTGCTGGAGACGCTGAGGCGACTGCTATGA
- a CDS encoding methyl-accepting chemotaxis protein: MSIGNRIALGFGLSLLVLLIIAAVAFQGAQQLTTTTEGLLEAHNNYKMLREARALIVDAETGQRGFILTGDESYLRPYQTALNELRTDLDALRPAMAKYPDQRSRFAKLDPLVVSKLDELADTVRMRREQGFEAAAAVVKTNRGQREMETIRELIADMRETEEDRWRLYSDAATQAAQRSVWVLALGTLLGLAIVGVGSFVITRGITDPLRKLTYGAEQLGKGELAHRIDVRGKDEMADLAAAFNGMAERRQQAEVQLAKQAEQREHTLKTVAEFVNQLAGASSEILASTTEQVAGAQEQGTAVTETVSTIEEITKTSEEAAGRARAVSESARHSEEVGRSGRRAVEEAVSAMGAVRDQVESIASRILALAEQAQAIGDIITTVNDISEQTHMLALNASIEASRAGEHGRGFAVVASEVKALADQSKKATAQVRQILGQIQKATHGAVMTTEEGTKSVSSATRVVTEAGATIQQLADLLTQASLTAAQIAASANQQATGIGQIRQAMHDVNQATQQGLISSRQTERAMQDINAMGQKLKGLLGEFGR, encoded by the coding sequence ATGAGCATCGGGAATCGCATCGCGCTGGGCTTCGGGCTGTCCCTGCTGGTCCTGCTGATCATCGCGGCAGTGGCCTTCCAGGGCGCCCAGCAGCTCACCACCACCACCGAGGGCCTGCTGGAGGCCCACAACAACTACAAGATGCTGCGCGAGGCGCGCGCCCTCATCGTGGACGCGGAGACGGGCCAGCGCGGCTTCATCCTCACCGGCGACGAATCCTATCTGCGCCCGTACCAGACCGCCCTCAACGAGCTGCGCACGGACCTGGACGCCCTGCGCCCCGCGATGGCGAAGTACCCCGACCAGCGCTCGCGCTTCGCGAAGCTGGATCCGCTGGTGGTCAGCAAGCTGGACGAGCTGGCGGACACCGTGCGCATGCGCCGCGAGCAGGGCTTCGAGGCGGCCGCCGCCGTGGTGAAGACCAACCGCGGCCAGCGGGAGATGGAGACCATCCGGGAGCTCATCGCCGACATGCGCGAGACGGAGGAGGACCGCTGGAGGCTCTACTCCGACGCCGCCACCCAGGCCGCCCAGCGCAGCGTCTGGGTGCTGGCCCTGGGCACCCTCCTGGGCCTGGCCATCGTGGGCGTGGGCAGCTTCGTCATCACCCGCGGCATCACCGACCCCCTGCGCAAGCTCACCTACGGCGCGGAGCAGCTGGGCAAGGGCGAGCTGGCCCACCGCATCGACGTGCGCGGCAAGGACGAGATGGCCGACCTGGCCGCCGCCTTCAACGGCATGGCCGAGCGCCGCCAGCAGGCGGAGGTGCAGCTGGCGAAGCAGGCCGAGCAGCGCGAGCACACGCTCAAGACCGTGGCGGAGTTCGTCAACCAGCTGGCCGGCGCGTCGTCGGAAATCCTCGCGAGCACCACCGAGCAGGTGGCCGGCGCCCAGGAGCAGGGCACCGCCGTCACGGAGACGGTGAGCACCATCGAGGAGATCACCAAGACGTCGGAAGAGGCCGCCGGCCGCGCCCGCGCGGTGAGCGAGTCCGCCCGGCACTCCGAGGAGGTGGGCCGCTCCGGCCGCCGCGCCGTGGAGGAGGCCGTGTCCGCCATGGGCGCCGTGCGCGACCAGGTGGAGTCCATCGCGTCGCGCATCCTCGCGCTGGCCGAGCAGGCCCAGGCCATTGGCGACATCATCACCACCGTCAACGACATCTCCGAGCAGACGCACATGCTCGCGCTCAACGCCTCCATCGAGGCGAGCCGCGCGGGTGAGCACGGCCGCGGCTTCGCCGTCGTCGCCTCCGAGGTGAAGGCCCTGGCGGATCAGTCCAAGAAGGCCACCGCGCAGGTGCGTCAGATTCTTGGCCAGATCCAGAAGGCCACCCACGGCGCGGTGATGACCACGGAGGAGGGCACCAAGAGCGTGTCCTCCGCCACCCGCGTCGTCACGGAAGCGGGCGCCACCATCCAGCAGCTCGCGGACCTGCTCACGCAGGCGTCGCTCACGGCCGCTCAAATCGCCGCGTCCGCCAACCAGCAGGCCACCGGCATCGGGCAGATCCGCCAGGCGATGCACGACGTGAACCAGGCCACGCAGCAGGGCCTCATCTCGTCGCGGCAGACGGAGCGCGCGATGCAGGACATCAACGCCATGGGCCAGAAGTTGAAGGGGCTGCTCGGGGAGTTCGGGCGCTAA
- a CDS encoding chemotaxis protein CheW, which produces MPKREGIIDWDKARARLEELERATEAREAFTDEAARDALEARARALALPPVIPVLPGSQREMVRFQAAGQSYALESRFILEVLRSPELTPLPGSPPLLRGLTLLRGEVLPVVELAPLFGRPASQDTGPVLVVGTARAELGLRTDEVTEVTVLTGTELLPAPPSLEEEAGALVSGVSPDGTLVLEGEALLADERLVFELSEEGVA; this is translated from the coding sequence ATGCCGAAGCGCGAAGGAATCATCGACTGGGACAAAGCCCGGGCCCGGCTGGAGGAGCTGGAGCGCGCCACCGAGGCGCGCGAAGCCTTCACCGACGAGGCCGCCCGCGACGCGCTCGAGGCCCGCGCCCGCGCCCTGGCCCTGCCGCCGGTCATCCCCGTGCTGCCCGGCAGCCAGCGGGAGATGGTGCGCTTCCAGGCCGCGGGCCAGAGCTACGCGCTGGAGTCGCGCTTCATCCTGGAGGTCCTGCGCTCGCCGGAGCTCACCCCGCTGCCGGGCTCGCCGCCGCTGTTGCGTGGGCTGACGCTCCTGCGCGGCGAGGTGCTGCCCGTGGTGGAGCTGGCGCCGCTGTTCGGCCGGCCCGCGTCGCAGGACACCGGCCCCGTGCTGGTGGTGGGCACGGCCCGCGCGGAGCTGGGGCTGCGCACGGATGAGGTCACGGAGGTGACGGTGCTGACGGGCACGGAGCTGCTGCCCGCGCCCCCCTCCCTGGAAGAGGAAGCGGGCGCGCTGGTGTCCGGCGTGAGCCCCGACGGCACGCTCGTCCTGGAGGGAGAGGCCCTCCTCGCCGACGAGCGTCTCGTGTTCGAGCTGTCCGAAGAAGGAGTCGCATGA